The genomic interval GCACCTGCAGGACGCCTGCGCCGTGCTGACCGATTCGCTGCTGCGGGAGGCGCCGGAGCTGCGAGTCCTCGCGACGAGCAGACAACCCCTGGGTGTAACCGGCGAACAAGTCGTCCACATCGATCCGCTGACTGTGCCCGCAGGTGGGGCGCCGTTCGTGCTCGCGCGGACGGCCCAGGCCGAGGCCGTCGCCCTGCTTGTGGCGCGGGCGAACGAGGCGGGCGCGGACCTCGTCCTGACCGACGCCAACGTGGGCGACGCCGTCGAGCTCGTCAGGCGCCTGGACGGCATCCCGCTGGCTATAGAGCTCGCGGCTGTGCGGTTGCGAACGCTCAGTCCAGGGCAACTGGTCGAGCGGCTGAACGACAGATTTCACCTGCTCACCGGCGGCAGTAAAGCAGCGCCGGCGCGGCATCAGACCCTTGAGGCAACGATCTCCTGGAGCCACGATCTCCTGGATCCCGAAGAGAGGACGGTGTTGCGTCGTCTGGCTGTCTTCCCCGCGTCGTTCACGTTGGGGGCGGCCGAGCGGGTCTGTGGCGGCGAGCCCGTGGCCCCGGACGTATTGGGTGCACTCGGCGCGCTCGTTGACCGGTCATTCGTGAATGTTGAGCGCGCCGGAGGCGATGCCCGCTACCGCCTGCACGAGACGACTCGCGAGTTCGCTCTCATCCGACTTCGCGAGGCGGGGGAGGAGGCCGTGGTGCGGCGCACGCAGCTGTCCTTCTTCGCAGAGATGTGCCGTGGTGCCGACTCCGATGGTCGCGACGCGGACGACGAGACGACGCTGGCGAATCTCGAAGCGCTGGAGGTGGAAGCGGACAACATCCGCGCAGCACTCCGGTATTGCCTGGCAGACCCCGGCAGCGTGCAGACCGGGTTGGAAATGGCCGCAGGGCTGGGGCGGTTCTGGACGAGTCGGGCGCTGAGCGAGGGCGTCCAGTGGATCGAGGCGCTGCTGGAGCGCGACGGCGGCGAAACGAGTGCGCGTGCTCGCGCGCTGTTCGTCCGAAGCTACCTGGCAGCGGCGCAGGGCGACCCGACCGCAGGACTTCAGGCATCCGCCGACGCCGCCCAACTGACGCGCGGTGCCGACGACGTGCTGCGCGTGCGGATTCTCGCGACCCGCGCCGCGTTGCACGTCCTGGACGGCGACATTTCCGAGGCTCGACGCTGGTCGGATGAAGCATCCACCCTCGCGAACATTCTCGACGACGACATCGCCCACGCGGCCGCCGCGCAGGCCGAGGCACTGATCGCTTCGCTGGATGGGGACTTCGTGCGCATGCGAGACGTCGGACTCGCCGCGGCCGAGCGCTGCCGACGTGCCCACGAAATCTACATGCTCAGCACGCACCTGACGAGCGCCGGAGTGGGTTCCATGATGCTCGGTGATCACAGCGCGGCGGAATCATCCCTGGTCGGCGCGCTGCATGCCACACTCGCCATCGACGACCGTCCTGGCCTCGTGATGCGTTTGCAGGCGTTGGCGGCGAACGCCGCGATGGCTCGCCACGCAGAACACTCCGCCAGGCTTCTAGGCGCCGCCGACATGCTGCGCACCGAAGGCGGGTACGACGTCAGCCCATTCATCCGGCCGCTGGTGGAACAAGCCGCGACCCGCGCGGCTACCCGCCTCGGCCGGGAGCGGTACGAACGAGAACGCAACGTGGGCGCGCACCTCGACCGCGACGCCGCCATACGGCTCGCACTGGGAACCGACCTCGCGCACAACCCCGAGCCGGCTCCCGCCGGCCCGAACCCGCTGAGCAAGCGCGAGCGGCAGGTCGCCGAGCTGGCCGCAGCCGGGTTGAGCAACAAGGAGATCGCGACCCGCCTGTTCGTCTCCGAGCGAACGGTGGAGACGCACATGTACAACATTCTGAACAAGCTGGGGCTGAACTCGAGAACCAAGATCGCCGACTGGGTCCTCCCCACCGGCTAGTTCGACGGTGGAACCTCGGCGGTCACGAGTCGTATGGCTCGCGCGCCCCCTGGGCAGCCGCCGCCCGCGCACGTGCGGCGGGCTTCTCAGTACCGGCTACGTGCTGCCCCGGAGTCGAGACGCGGCGCAGACCGAGCAGAGTTCAAGTAACCCACCACGTTCAGGATTCGAGGCAACACCATGACTACTTCAACTCTCCTCACCACACCGGCCGCCGACTCGAGGCCGGTAAGAGGATCATCGGACGGGCTTGCGACCGAGAAGGTCGTCCCCACGACGATGCGGGCCATCATCCAGGGCGCATACGGCCCCGCGGGCGACGTGCTCAGTCTGCAGGAGGTCCCCGTGCCGGTCCCCGGGGTCGGCGAGGTTGTGGTTCGGGTCCACGCCGCATCGATCCACGTGGGCGACCTGGTCACCATCGAGGGCGAGCCGATCATCGCCCGCTTCGCCTTCGGGCTTCGCAAGCCGCGCAACCCGGTGCCCGGGACCGACATCGCCGGAACCGTCGTCGCGGTCGGAGACACCGTCACCCAAGTGCGGATCGGCGACGAGGTGTTCGGCTGGTGCACGGGCGCGTTCGCGGAGTACGCCTGCGCCGCGGAGGATCACTTCCTGCCCAAGCCCGCAAACCTCACCTTCGAGCAAGCTGCGGCCGTGGGTGTATCCGCCACGACGGCCCTCCAACTCCTGCGCGACCGCGCGGTCTTCGGGGCGGAAGTGCTGATCAATGGAGCATCCGGCGGCCTGGGGTCCTACGCCGTCCAGATCGCCGCAGCCTTCGGTGCCGAGGTGACCGGTGTGTGCGGTCCCGGCAATGTCGAAACCGTGCGGTCGCTGGGCGCCCGCCACGTGATCGATTACACCAGGGAGGACTTCACCCTGGGGGGACAGCGTTACGACTTCATTCTCGACAATGTCGCGAACCACTCGCTGGCACGGACACGAGGCGTGCTCACCGAGCGGGGCGTGCTGCAGTCCAACAACGGAACGTCCGGCGGCCGCTGGTTCGGCACCCTCGGAACGGTGATCAAGACGGCTGCGGTGTCGAAGTTCACGCGCCGGCAGGCCCCGCCCTCCATCAAGTTCACGAACCGGCAGGACCTGCTCGTCTTGAAGGATCTCATCGAGGACGGCAGGGTGATACCGCTCGTCGATCGGACCTACCCGCTGTCGCAGGCCGCCGATGCGCTCGGACACGTGCGGAACGGTCACGCCCGAGGCACGGTCGTCCTGACGATCGCGGCGCCGCTGGAAGTGAGGAGCTGATCGTGAGCGATCCGACGCACGCAGTACGGACGCCCGTGCCGGCGTGGCGGACGCAGGTCCATGCGCGACCCCGACGCCGGGAGATTCCCGCGTCGGGGTGGACTGTCGACCTGATGCCTTCGCTGGTCGGCAAGACCGTCATCGTCACGGGCGCCAACAGTGGCATCGGATTGGAAACGGCGCGGGTCTTCGCCGCCAAGGGAGCCCACGTCGTCTTCGCTGTGCGCGATGAGACAAGGGGCCGGGATGCGGCGGCCGGTGTGTCCGGCTCGACCGAGGTCCGCCGTCTCGACCTCGCCGACCTGCAGTCGGTGCGGGCGTTCGCAGATGCGTGGACGGACGACATCCACATTCTCGTCAACAACGCCGGGGTGATGGTTCCTCCGCTGGGTCGCACAGCGGACGGGTTCGAGCTGCAGTTCGGCATCAATCACCTCGGTCATTTCGCGCTCACCAATCTGCTGCTGCCCCACGTTTCGGGACGTGTCGTCACCGTCGCCAGCAGTGCCCACCGTTCCGCCACGATGGACTTCGACGACCTCAACTGGCTCACGCGGCGGTATGGCACGGGGTCGGGCGGGTACGAGCAATCCAAACTCGCAAACCTGCTGTTCACCCTGGAGCTGCAACGCCGACTCGAACGGTCCGGCTTGCCGGTCATCGCCGTCGCGGCACACCCCGGGATGACCGCCACCAACCTCATGTCGAGCTCCGAAAGCCCAGCCATGATCGCCTTCGCCAAGGTGGCTGTCCGTCTCTTCGCTCAGGACCCGGCGATGGGCGCCACGCCTACCCTCTTCGCCGCCACAGCGGACCTTCCCGGGGGCAGCTACGCAGGACCCAGCAGACGCCGCGAGATGGCAGGACCGCCGATTCTCGTTGGCCGGTCGATGGTCGCGGCGGACCCCGTCGTCGCCGCACGCCTGTGGGCCGCGTCCGAGGAACTGACCGGGGTGCGGTATCCCGGGGCGATCTGCACGAGCGGACATGACCGCAATCGGGCGAAGTGGGCGCGTGGCATCTCTCGGCTGGAACGGCAGCGTCACTACCCGTAGGCGCGGCCTTGGGGGACCTGGGGCTCTTCGACGCGAGTGACCTCTTCGTCGGCGAGCGGGTCGAACGTCTGGCGACCGCATCCGTCTCCGCTCGTTTGGGGTCGGGGCACCGTCCGGCAGTACCTCCGGCGCCAGATCAGCGCGGGTGCGGCGTGACCGGCCCGGCGGTCTCGGTGCCAACCGGAAACTCGATCGGATGATCGGCGCCCCAGGAGGCGAGGAGTCGAAGGCGTTCAGCCGACGGAGAGCCCGGTTCCGCCGTGTAGATCATCAACACCTGGCCCGGTTCGGCGGTGATCGCGAGTTCCTCGTACGCGAGGGTGACCTCGCCGACGACCGGATGGTGGAACCGCTTGGTCCCGGAGCCGTGGGTGCGCACATCGTGGGCGCCCCACAATCGGCGGAATGTGTCGCTGCGCGTGGAGAGCTCGCCGACGAGGTCCTGCAGCCCCTTGTCGTGCGGGTCGCGGCCGGCTTCAGTTCGCATGATCGCGACGCACATCTCGGCGAACAGGTCCCAGTCCGGGTAGAACTCCTTGGCGGCAGGGTCGAGGAACTGGAATCGGGCGAAGTTGGGGGTGCGTCCGCGATCGCCGATCAGTGGTGAGTAGAACGCGCGCCCCAGCGCATTGGTCGCGAGCAGGTCTTGGTGCTGATCCCGCACGAAGGCGATGCCGTCGGTGATCGCCGAGAGGGCCCATTGCAGGCTGGGGCGCGGTGCTGTGGACTTCACGCCGCGCCGGCGGGGTCTGCCGGAAGACGGGATGCCGTCCGCAGCGCGAGCGAGGTCGAACAGGTGCGCCCGTTCGGTCTCATCGAGCTGCAGTGCCCGCGAGATTGCGTCGAGCACGGAAGCCGAGGCCCCGGCGATCGTGCCGCGCTCGAGCTTGGAGTAATACTCGACACTGACGCCGGCGAGCGTGGCGACTTCGGTGCGCCGCAGGCCGGCGACGCGTCGGTTCGGTCCGGCGGGCAGCCCGGCCGCATCCGGCGTCAGCTTCGCACGCCGTGACATGAGGAACTCGCGCACCTCGGATCGGTTGTCCATGCCGCCATCGTAGGTCGCGACATCCGCGTGAGGGATGCCCTGCCGGTACACCTCTCATCAGGAACTCCCTCGATCATCGGATACCCGATTGGCTGAGTCACATGCCAGCCACTTCCCGCACCTCCGACCGGTCCACGATCGGCCGATCCGCTCCGACACTGCTTCTTCTGCTGACGGTGTTCGGGCCGATCTCCATGGACCTCTACCTGCCCGTGCTGCCTGCGCACCGAAGAAGAGGTGCCTGAGACCATGACAACTGCTCCCGCCGATTCGACAACGCGCGATGGCAGCACGCCTATCCGCGTCACCGTGAATGACCAGGTCGTGACGGGGGTGCTGTGGGACAACTCCACCTCGCGGTCGTTGATCGACCAGCTGCCGCTCAGACTCACGTTCAAAGATCTCAACCGAGTCGAGAAGATCGGTCGGCTCCCGCGACCCCTGTCGATGGCCGGTATGCCCGAGGGCGATGACCCGGAGCCCAATGAGATCGGATACTACGCACCATCCGGCGATCTCGTCCTCTACTACGGCGACGTCGGATACTGGCCGGGCATCGCCCGCATTGGGCAGTTCACGTCGGATCTGTACCCCATCCAACAGCAGGACGAGGATTTCACCGCCACGATCGAACTCGACGGGTAACAGCCCGGAGGGACGTCAACTCAACGCGTGCTGCGCCGGCTAAGCGCCGTCACTCACGCGGCTGAATCCCGTGCGCTCCACTCCCGGCACGAAATCAGGTTTGCTGCATCCGTGAGGCCCCCTGCGCCGGAATCACCTTACGCGGGCTTGCGTCAACCTTCTGGCGATCGCCGCGCCGAAACCGAGGTGCGAGATGACAAGAAAACGCGACACGGGAACAGTCGTGGAATACGACCGGGTCGGGGGCGCCGATGTGCTGCAGGTGCGCCCGAGGCCGCTTGTTCCTCCTGGTCCCAGTGAGGTGACCGTCGAGGTGATCACGGCGGGGATCAACCACATCGACTCCTTCATCCGCGCCGGGATCGAGCCGGGGTGGGCGGACGACCCGTGGCCGCGCCGATCCGGGAGCGACTTCGCGGGAATAGTGGTGGCCGTTGGCAACGGCGTGCGGCGGTTCCGGCGTGGTTCAGAAGTGATAGGACACGTGCGCGAGGGCGCGCAGGCGACATTCCTCAATGTCGCCGAGTCGGCGCTCGTGAGCAAACCCAAGGATCTTGCGTGGGAGTCGGCGGGTGGCCTCTATCTCGCAGGGGCGACGGCGCTCGAGACACTCGATGAGCTGCGGATCGGCGCCGACGATGTCCTCGTCGTGTCCGCTGCGGCCGGTGGCGTCGGCAGCATCGAGGTGCAGCTCGCCCGTCGGCGTGGAGCCACGGTGATCGGTACCTGCGGCGATCGCAATTTCGACTACCTTCGCCAGCTCGGGATCAAGCCCGTTCGCTACGGGGAAGGCATCGCCGAACGAATCCGGGCCGCGGCCGGCGGTCCCGTCACCGCAATGATCGACAACTTCGGGCAGGACGGTCGCGAGCTGGCGGATGCCCTCAATCTGCCTCCATCCCGCTTTCGATCCAGCGAAGATCGCCGCAATACCGAGTTGCGACTGCTGCAGGAAGATGAGGTGTCGATCGAACGCGGCACGCTGCTGCTCGAGCGACTGACCGCGCTCGTGACGACGCGCGCCTTCACGCTCCTCGTCTCGGGCTTCTACCCTCTCGGCGATGTTGTCGAGGCCTACGAGGACCTCGCACGACTCCACTCGCGAGGGAAGGTGATCCTCGGCACACATCCCGTGACGACCGTCCGAACCCTCAGGGCTCGCGACGTCTTCGAACTCGCCGGCTGAGGTCTGCACCCCCGGCGGCATCGAACGCGAGCGCGGCCATAGTCCGCAGCAGAGTGAGGCGCCGGTTCGCCGCCTCTTTGACTGTCTTGCGAGGCGGATGCCGAGCGAGCGCGATCAGCATCAAGTTCGCCTGGCGCTGGCTCGCCGCCGTCGTCGCGGTCGTGATCGGACTCGCATTCGTGGTCGGGACGCGCATCATCCTTCGAGGTGGCGGACCGACGACGGTTGTCGAGTTCATCGTCGAGATCATGATCTGGGGAGCGCTGTGGTGGATCGCGTGCTGGATCGTGATCAACAGACAGGTCACCCTTCGCCGACTGCTGCCCGGCGCCGTGCTGACCGGGATCGGATTCGCCGTCGCCGGGGTGTACGGCAGGCTCTTCCTTCCCCCGCTGCTCGCGGACTCCGCTCAGCGTTTCGGCGTGCTGGGCATGGCATTCACGTATATCGGGTGGCTGCTGGTGCTGTCGTGCATCCTCCTGGTCGCCATGACGACGGGTCGGGTGGCGTATCTCACCCGCAGCGGGAGCGCATGGCATCGACACGTTCCACTGGATATGCAGGGCGCCTGAGTCGACCGGCCCGGTGGTCAACGCGACCCTCGCCGCTGCGCTCGAGCCCGATCCGATCGGTCAACGACGCACCCGATAGCCCAGGTGAAGCACGCGGTTGCCCTGAATCACCACATCCGGTTCCTCCAACAGGTGCTGTGCGTGGACCGACCCGAAGTAGCGCTTGCCGGACCCGAACGCGACGGGTACGACGTCCATGCGCACCTCGTCGACCAGGCCGGCGTCAAGCACCTGGCCACCGACGTCGCCGGCGGCGGCCTCGACGCCATCGACGAAGTGAAACGGTGCGGCGGGGTCCCAGCCCTCGGGCTTCGGGCGGTGCGTCACGACGACCACGTGGTGGACACCGCCCGGAGGCTCGCCGTCCAGGACCTCGCCCACGGGGTCTCCTCTGCTTGGGGATGTCCTCGGGTTGGAGTCCGCCTAGGTGCGTCGTGAGAGCCGACGTCTGCTCCCGGCTGCGACCATCGACGCTCCGAGGACGATCAGGAGGCCGGCTGCGAGAGCCGGGCCACTGGAGTCCGCGCCGGTCGGTGGGAGCGGTTCTCCGGGCGGTGGAGTCGGCGTCGGGGTTGGTGTCGGCGGCGGCGTCGGCGTCGCGGCGTCGGCGACCACCTGGACGGTGAGCGGATCGCCGGTCCCGCCGTCCTTGTCCGTCGACGTGAACGACGCGGAATACGTGCCAGGTGCCGTGTACGTGTGCGTCACCGGCGGGTCGGCGGGGCCGGGGACGGCCTCAACCGGTGACCCGTCGCCCCAATCGATGGTGTAGTCGAACTCCGCCGCCATGTCGGCGGAGGAGGGATCGTCCGCACCGACCTTGATCGTGAACGGCACCCCGACCGTCGCAGTGAGCGCCCCTGTCACGACTGTGCCAGGCGCTGTGTTGGCGACGTCGAGGTCGGCGGTGTCCGTGTCCTGCTCAAGTCCGAGCGTCACCCTCAGGGTCACCATACGCGTTGACGGACCGTCATCGATTCCGAGTCCCTCGAGTTGCAGCCAGGTCAGAGTCGGATTCATCCCGGTCGCGTCGGTGAAGTCTCCGTCCGCGTTGAGGTCCCACTCGTATGCCGCCCCGGGGGTCGATCCTGACCCATCGAGCGTCAGGCTTCCTCCCTCGGCCACCGAGTAAGGTCCGCCGGCATCCGCGACGACCACGACCGGAGGGATGACGACCTGGTCGAGGTTGGCGGTGCTGGTGGCGTACGCGGGAGTGGCGGCGTACGTCGCGGTGATGGGGTGAGTTCCGGCCGTGAGAGCGCTGGTCGTGAAGGTTGCTGTGCCCGTCGCGTCGACGGGGACGTTCGAGCCGAGCGTGGTGCCGCCGTCGGAGAACGCGACCGTGCCGGTGGTGACGGGTGCGCCGCCGGAGGTGACAGTGGCGGTGAACGTCACAGCCTGACCTACGGCGGACGGGTTCACATCCGACACCAGGACCGTGGACGTGGCGTTGGCCTCGACGACCTGGTCGAGGTTGCCGGTGCTGGTGGTGTAGGCGGGTGTGCCTGCGTAGGTCGCGGTGATGGGGTGGGTACCGGCGGTGAGGGCGCTGGTGGTGAAGGTTGCGGTGCCCGCCGCGTCGACGGGGACGTTCGCGCCGAGCGGGGTGCCGCCGTCGGAGAACGCGACCGTGCCGGTGGTGACGGGTGCGCCGCCGGAGGTGACAGTGGCGGTGAACGTCACAGCCTGACCTACGGCGGACGGGTTCACATCCGAGGTCAACGTGGTCGTCGTGGGGCTCGCGGTCGTGAAGGTGAGGCACCAGCCTCCGCTGATCGAACCCGAGTCCCCGGTGGCGTCGTCGACGACCCACAGGCTCCACACGCCGTTGCCGGCCGCCCCGTTGAACGTCGCCAGGGTGGTCGCGGAACTGACGATCGGCGCAGGCGCCGGGAACGCGGCATCCGCTGTCGCAGAGTCATCGTCCGTGGGCCGGAACGTCCCCGAGGTGAGCGGTGTCGGCACCGAGCCGACGGCGTCGTCGTCGAAGACGACCGTCAACCCGCTGACGGGAGCCGTGCCGCCGATGTCGCTCATCAGCAGGAGGTTGGTCGCCGGTACAGGGCCGGAGAGCATCACATCCAGATCGACGGGGACGGCGTGCGAGACACCGTTGAGCGTCGCGGTGACCTTGGTGACGGGAGCGGTCAGCCCCGACACGGTGATGTTCGACGGGTAAGGGACCGCAGGCCCGTTGGCCGGGACCGTCAGCGGGCCGGTGTTGCAGTAGGTGCTGCCTGTCACGACGGTCGCGTTGTCCACTCGCTGCGACACGGAGCCGTTGCTCGTCACGAATCCCGTGCTGCCCGAGTAGGTCCCGACGATCGGATGGGTGCCCTCGGCGAGGGCGCTCGTCGTCACCGACGCGACGCCGGAGGCGTTGACGGCGACTGTGCCGATCGGCGCGCCATCCGCCGTGAAGGCTACGGTGCCGGTTGTCACCGGACTGCCGGAGGCGCTCACCGTCGCCGTGAAGGTCACCGGGCTTCCGGTCGCCGACGGCGAGCCGGATGTGGTCACAGCGGTGGTCGTCGCGGCGGCCGCCACTTCGGTCGTGATCACCAGGCTCCATCCGCCGGCCATCGAACCCACGTCCCCCGTGGCGTCGTCGACGATGAACAGCTGCCACACGCCGTTGGGATTGATGCCGGTGAAGGCACCCGCCAGCGTCGTCTGCGCGGAGGGCGCAGGAGCGGGAGCAGGGAAGGACTCCGCTGCTCCACCGTTGGTGGGACGGTAGGTGCCGGTCGGGACGTTGCCGGCCGGCACGCCGGCGGCTGCAGCGTCGTCGAAGGTGAGCGTGGCGTTGCTGGCCAACGCGAGGGTGGCGGGGTCGCCGATGTCTGACAGCACCACGAGGTTCTGGCCGGATGGCGCGACCACCATCGCATCGACATCGTTGAGCGTCGAGTGGGTCAGGCCGTGGAACACCACCTGCACCGCGGTCACCGCCCCCGCCATGCCCGACACGGTGATGGCGGAGGGGTAGGGACTGGCGGGACCGATCTGGTCGGGCGACCCCGTCGCGGGGATCGCGATCGCCGCGCTGTTGGTGAACGTCGTAGGTCCGTCGGCCTGTGCCATCGACGGTGCGACCACGGCACCGGCGAGCACGGCGAGGACGGCGGCGATGGATGCTGCGGCCCCGCGTCGCTGCATCCGTCGGCGCGCCACCACTCCGCGCGTGGTGTCGGATCCGGCCATGGTCTGCCACTCCCTCGTAGCGATCCGCGTCACCGACCTGCCGAACGGCGGGGTCTGGCGGACTATGTCCTGTGAGGGCACACTATGACTGCGATGGGTGCCGTGTACACCCCAAGGGCCTCATCCCTCATCAGTGGAGACTCGTCTCTCGACCACAGGAGAATGCATGGACCCTTTCATCGGCGAGATTCGCTGCTTCGGCTTCACCTTCGCCCCGCAGGGATGGGCGCTGTGCAATGGGCAGCTGCAGTCGATCCAGCAGAACACCGCCCTGTTCTCGCTCTTGGGCACCACGTACGGGGGTGACGGGGTCACCACGTTCGCGCTTCCCGACCTGCGCGGCAGAGTCCCGCTCGCATTCGGGCAGGGCCCGGGGCTGGCGAACTACGCGCAGGGCGAGCTGGCTGGGACCGAAACGGTGACACTCACCGCTGCGACCTTGCCACCCCACAGCCACACCGTCGCCGCATCGTCCTCGGCCACCACGAAGAATCCGTCCGATGCCCTCCCGGCATTGACCGCCGGCGGATCCTCGTACGGCACGACGGCTGACCTGGCGATGAGCGCCGCCATGATCGGCGGGGGCGGGTCCGGTCAGCCGCACGCCAACATGCAGCCCTATCTGGTGCTGAACTGGTGCATCGCATTGACAGGCATCTACCCGTCGCGGTCCTGAGTCAGAGCCGGCGGACGGTCTCCGATGCCGGAACAGCAGAGCATCGTCTGGCGCGGGAGTGGAGGGCGAGCCATGCTGGGGTCATGAGCGTACCGGACTGGATCCAGCATCTCGGGCTTGTCGCCTGGGTGGAAGAGATGGTCGAACTGTGCACCCCGACGAACGTCCGTTGGTGCGACGGCTCCGATGCCGAGTACGACGAGCTCTGCACGCAGCTCGTCGACGCGGGCACCTTCATCCGGCTCAATCCAGAGAAGCGGCCGCGCAGCTATCTCGCGCGGAGCGATGCAAGCGACGTGGCCCGGGTCGAGGAGCGCACGTTCATCTGTGCGCGCAGTGAAGAGGATGCCGGTCCCACCAACAACTGGATGGACCCCAAGGAGATGATGCCGATCCTCCGCGGTCTGTTCACGGGATCGATGGCCGGTCGCACGATGTATGTCGTGCCGTTCAGTATGGGCCCGCTCGGTTCACCGATCGCGCAGCTGGGTGTGCAGATAACGGACTCCCCGTATGCCGTCGTCAGCATGAAGATCATGACGCGGATGGGGCGTGCCGCCGCCGAGGTGCTCGGCGCGGACGGTGAGTTCGTCCCGTGCATGCACAGCGTCGGGTCCCCGTTGGCTGAAGGTGAGCAGGATGTCGCGTGGCCCTGCAATCCGAGCGAGAAGTACATCGTCCACTTCCCTGAGACGCTCGAGATCTGGTCCTTCGGGTCCGGTTACGGAGGCAACGCGCTGCTCGGCAAGAAATGCTTGGCGCTGCGGATCGCGTCCACCATGGCCCGCGACGACGGATGGTTCGCCGAGCACATGCTCATCCTTGGGGTGACGGACCCGGAGGGGGAGAAGACGTACGTGGCGGCGGCTTTCCCGAGCGCGTGCGGCAAGACGAACTTCGCGATG from Microbacterium pumilum carries:
- a CDS encoding LuxR C-terminal-related transcriptional regulator, which gives rise to MLDNCEHLQDACAVLTDSLLREAPELRVLATSRQPLGVTGEQVVHIDPLTVPAGGAPFVLARTAQAEAVALLVARANEAGADLVLTDANVGDAVELVRRLDGIPLAIELAAVRLRTLSPGQLVERLNDRFHLLTGGSKAAPARHQTLEATISWSHDLLDPEERTVLRRLAVFPASFTLGAAERVCGGEPVAPDVLGALGALVDRSFVNVERAGGDARYRLHETTREFALIRLREAGEEAVVRRTQLSFFAEMCRGADSDGRDADDETTLANLEALEVEADNIRAALRYCLADPGSVQTGLEMAAGLGRFWTSRALSEGVQWIEALLERDGGETSARARALFVRSYLAAAQGDPTAGLQASADAAQLTRGADDVLRVRILATRAALHVLDGDISEARRWSDEASTLANILDDDIAHAAAAQAEALIASLDGDFVRMRDVGLAAAERCRRAHEIYMLSTHLTSAGVGSMMLGDHSAAESSLVGALHATLAIDDRPGLVMRLQALAANAAMARHAEHSARLLGAADMLRTEGGYDVSPFIRPLVEQAATRAATRLGRERYERERNVGAHLDRDAAIRLALGTDLAHNPEPAPAGPNPLSKRERQVAELAAAGLSNKEIATRLFVSERTVETHMYNILNKLGLNSRTKIADWVLPTG
- a CDS encoding NAD(P)-dependent alcohol dehydrogenase; this encodes MTTSTLLTTPAADSRPVRGSSDGLATEKVVPTTMRAIIQGAYGPAGDVLSLQEVPVPVPGVGEVVVRVHAASIHVGDLVTIEGEPIIARFAFGLRKPRNPVPGTDIAGTVVAVGDTVTQVRIGDEVFGWCTGAFAEYACAAEDHFLPKPANLTFEQAAAVGVSATTALQLLRDRAVFGAEVLINGASGGLGSYAVQIAAAFGAEVTGVCGPGNVETVRSLGARHVIDYTREDFTLGGQRYDFILDNVANHSLARTRGVLTERGVLQSNNGTSGGRWFGTLGTVIKTAAVSKFTRRQAPPSIKFTNRQDLLVLKDLIEDGRVIPLVDRTYPLSQAADALGHVRNGHARGTVVLTIAAPLEVRS
- a CDS encoding oxidoreductase, translated to MSDPTHAVRTPVPAWRTQVHARPRRREIPASGWTVDLMPSLVGKTVIVTGANSGIGLETARVFAAKGAHVVFAVRDETRGRDAAAGVSGSTEVRRLDLADLQSVRAFADAWTDDIHILVNNAGVMVPPLGRTADGFELQFGINHLGHFALTNLLLPHVSGRVVTVASSAHRSATMDFDDLNWLTRRYGTGSGGYEQSKLANLLFTLELQRRLERSGLPVIAVAAHPGMTATNLMSSSESPAMIAFAKVAVRLFAQDPAMGATPTLFAATADLPGGSYAGPSRRREMAGPPILVGRSMVAADPVVAARLWAASEELTGVRYPGAICTSGHDRNRAKWARGISRLERQRHYP
- a CDS encoding helix-turn-helix transcriptional regulator codes for the protein MDNRSEVREFLMSRRAKLTPDAAGLPAGPNRRVAGLRRTEVATLAGVSVEYYSKLERGTIAGASASVLDAISRALQLDETERAHLFDLARAADGIPSSGRPRRRGVKSTAPRPSLQWALSAITDGIAFVRDQHQDLLATNALGRAFYSPLIGDRGRTPNFARFQFLDPAAKEFYPDWDLFAEMCVAIMRTEAGRDPHDKGLQDLVGELSTRSDTFRRLWGAHDVRTHGSGTKRFHHPVVGEVTLAYEELAITAEPGQVLMIYTAEPGSPSAERLRLLASWGADHPIEFPVGTETAGPVTPHPR
- a CDS encoding cyclophilin-like fold protein, encoding MTTAPADSTTRDGSTPIRVTVNDQVVTGVLWDNSTSRSLIDQLPLRLTFKDLNRVEKIGRLPRPLSMAGMPEGDDPEPNEIGYYAPSGDLVLYYGDVGYWPGIARIGQFTSDLYPIQQQDEDFTATIELDG
- a CDS encoding NADP-dependent oxidoreductase encodes the protein MTRKRDTGTVVEYDRVGGADVLQVRPRPLVPPGPSEVTVEVITAGINHIDSFIRAGIEPGWADDPWPRRSGSDFAGIVVAVGNGVRRFRRGSEVIGHVREGAQATFLNVAESALVSKPKDLAWESAGGLYLAGATALETLDELRIGADDVLVVSAAAGGVGSIEVQLARRRGATVIGTCGDRNFDYLRQLGIKPVRYGEGIAERIRAAAGGPVTAMIDNFGQDGRELADALNLPPSRFRSSEDRRNTELRLLQEDEVSIERGTLLLERLTALVTTRAFTLLVSGFYPLGDVVEAYEDLARLHSRGKVILGTHPVTTVRTLRARDVFELAG
- a CDS encoding Ig-like domain repeat protein produces the protein MAGSDTTRGVVARRRMQRRGAAASIAAVLAVLAGAVVAPSMAQADGPTTFTNSAAIAIPATGSPDQIGPASPYPSAITVSGMAGAVTAVQVVFHGLTHSTLNDVDAMVVAPSGQNLVVLSDIGDPATLALASNATLTFDDAAAAGVPAGNVPTGTYRPTNGGAAESFPAPAPAPSAQTTLAGAFTGINPNGVWQLFIVDDATGDVGSMAGGWSLVITTEVAAAATTTAVTTSGSPSATGSPVTFTATVSASGSPVTTGTVAFTADGAPIGTVAVNASGVASVTTSALAEGTHPIVGTYSGSTGFVTSNGSVSQRVDNATVVTGSTYCNTGPLTVPANGPAVPYPSNITVSGLTAPVTKVTATLNGVSHAVPVDLDVMLSGPVPATNLLLMSDIGGTAPVSGLTVVFDDDAVGSVPTPLTSGTFRPTDDDSATADAAFPAPAPIVSSATTLATFNGAAGNGVWSLWVVDDATGDSGSISGGWCLTFTTASPTTTTLTSDVNPSAVGQAVTFTATVTSGGAPVTTGTVAFSDGGTPLGANVPVDAAGTATFTTSALTAGTHPITATYAGTPAYTTSTGNLDQVVEANATSTVLVSDVNPSAVGQAVTFTATVTSGGAPVTTGTVAFSDGGTTLGSNVPVDATGTATFTTSALTAGTHPITATYAATPAYATSTANLDQVVIPPVVVVADAGGPYSVAEGGSLTLDGSGSTPGAAYEWDLNADGDFTDATGMNPTLTWLQLEGLGIDDGPSTRMVTLRVTLGLEQDTDTADLDVANTAPGTVVTGALTATVGVPFTIKVGADDPSSADMAAEFDYTIDWGDGSPVEAVPGPADPPVTHTYTAPGTYSASFTSTDKDGGTGDPLTVQVVADAATPTPPPTPTPTPTPPPGEPLPPTGADSSGPALAAGLLIVLGASMVAAGSRRRLSRRT